CACCCCCTCCCCGGCGACGATCCGGCGGACGGTGAACGTCTCGCGGCTGCCGGACCCGGCGCGGGCGATGACGACGCCGTTGAAGATCTGGATCCGCTCCTTCTCCCCCTCGAGGATCCGGGTGTGGACGTCGACGGTGTCGCCGATCGAAAACTGGGGAACTTCGGTCTTCAGGCTCGCGGCCTCGACCTTGGCGAGAATCTGCTGGCTCACGGCGGGATTCCTTGCGGGACGGGGGTCAACGGGTGTGCGGGGAGCATTCGGCCCGGCGCCGGGTCGCCTCGCGGGCCTGCTCGTGCCGCCAGGTGGCGATCCGGGCATGGTCGCCGCTGAGAAGGATCTCGGGCACGGGCAGGCCGCGGAACTCCCGCGGCCGCGTGTATTGGGGTCCCTCGACGAGGCGATCGGCGCCCGAGAAGGAATCCTGCCGGGCGCTCTCGGCATCGCCGATCACGCCGGGAACGAGCCGGGAGACGGCGTCGATGATCACCATCGCCGCGACCTCGCCGCCAGAGAGCACGTAGTCGCCGATCGAGATCTCCTCGGCGTCCAACGCCGGCGCGATCCGGGCGTCGAACCCCTCGTAGCGGCCGCAGACGAGGACGAGCCGCTCGCGCCGTGCGAGCGACTCGACGAGCTCCTGGTCGAGCCGCCGCCCGCCGGGGGAGAGAAGGATCACCTGGCCGGGCCGGGGATCGCACCGTTGCACCGCTTCGACACACTCGACGACGGGGCCGGGCATGAGGAGCATTCCCGGCCCGCCGCCGAAGGGCCGATCGTCGACCTGACGGTGGATACCACTGGCATGGTCGCGGATGTCGGTGACCGAGACCTCGATCAGGCCGGCCGCACGCGCCGCTCCGAGCAGGCTTCCGGAGAGGAAGCCCGGAAACAGTTCCGGGAACAGGGTGACGATGTCGAAGCGCATGGCAGGGCTCGGCCCGGATCAGCCTCCGGGCGACCGACGGACAGACTAGCCGGCAGCGGGCTCGCCACCGGCCGCGTCGGCAGCGGGCGCGGCTTCGGCTGCGGCCGGTGCCGCGGGGGCCGCCGTCGTCGCCGGCTTGGCCTCGGGGGTGAACACGGGGGCACCGGCGTCGGGGATCACCTTGGGGAGCTTGAGCCGGGCGCGGGCCTGGTCCATTTCCTTGAGGTGCGTCCCCTTTGGGCCATACTTCTTGATCAGCACCCGCACCGCATCGCTGGGCTGGGCGCCGACGGAGAGCCAGTATTCGACCCGCGGGCCGTCGATCGTGCAGCGGGCATCGGTCTCGGGAATGCTCGGGTCGTAGGTGCCCAGCTCCTCGATCACGCGGCCGTCGCGCGGGCTGCGCCGATCGGTGGCGCAGATCCGGAAATACGACCTGTGCTTCCGCCCCATCCGTTTCATGCGAATCGCCACCGCCACGTCCCGACCTCCGTCAAGGGTATTTCGACAGCAACCCCACAGAGT
This region of Planctomycetota bacterium genomic DNA includes:
- a CDS encoding 50S ribosomal protein L19, with product MSQQILAKVEAASLKTEVPQFSIGDTVDVHTRILEGEKERIQIFNGVVIARAGSGSRETFTVRRIVAGEGVERKFPLHSPKIARVEVKRSGVSRRAKLYYLRDRVGKAVRLREKRDDQVAGSKKGSASDA
- the trmD gene encoding tRNA (guanosine(37)-N1)-methyltransferase TrmD, whose product is MRFDIVTLFPELFPGFLSGSLLGAARAAGLIEVSVTDIRDHASGIHRQVDDRPFGGGPGMLLMPGPVVECVEAVQRCDPRPGQVILLSPGGRRLDQELVESLARRERLVLVCGRYEGFDARIAPALDAEEISIGDYVLSGGEVAAMVIIDAVSRLVPGVIGDAESARQDSFSGADRLVEGPQYTRPREFRGLPVPEILLSGDHARIATWRHEQAREATRRRAECSPHTR
- the rpsP gene encoding 30S ribosomal protein S16, which produces MKRMGRKHRSYFRICATDRRSPRDGRVIEELGTYDPSIPETDARCTIDGPRVEYWLSVGAQPSDAVRVLIKKYGPKGTHLKEMDQARARLKLPKVIPDAGAPVFTPEAKPATTAAPAAPAAAEAAPAADAAGGEPAAG